The Candidatus Paceibacterota bacterium genome includes the window CAACGCGGATTTTTTTACCCAGACTTTCATGACTTTCGTCGAGCTCGGCACGTAGGCCTTCAGCCTTTAATTTTTCAAAAATTTCTCGTGCGTAGGCGTGATGAGTGTCAGTAATTGGAAGCACGCGGACTTGGACAGGCGCGAGCCAGAGAGGGAAAGCCCCGGCGTAGTGCTCGATCATCACGCCCATAAAACGTTCAAGTGAACCAGAGATAGCCCGATGGATAACGACAGGTCTTTCTTTTTCACCCTTTTCATTCACAAAAGCTAAATCAAAGCGTTCGGGTAAATTGAAATCACACTGGATGGTAGCGAGTTGCCATTCGCGCCCGATGGCGTCCTTAAACATAAAGTCGAGTTTTGGTCCATAAAAAGCGGCCTCACCTTTGGCTGGTTTGTATGGGAGCTTTTCAGCTTCACAGACATCGGCAAGGGCTTTCTCGGCAATATTCCAGACCCCATCTGACCCAAGGTATTGAGTTTTGTCATCGCCGCGGAGTGAAAGGCGGACCCAATAACCATCCATCATCCCCATGGTGGTGTAAAATTGTTTGATTATCTCAATAATTGTTTTAGCTTCGCCTGCGATTTGAGTAGATCGACAGAAAAGGTGACCGTCATCCTGAGTGATGGCGCGCACCCGGGTGAGTCCGCCGAGCTGACCGGATTTTTCATCACGATAGACGGTGGCCGGTTCAAAATATCTTACTGGCATGTCCCGGTAGGAAAATTGATTGTCAGCAAAAATCTGCATATGGTGAGGGCAGTTCATGGGCTTCATGATAAATTTTTCTTCCTTGCCTTGCACGCGGAAAAGCTCGTCGCCGAATTTAGCCGCATGTCCAGAGGTGACGTAAAGAGCTTCTTTGGCAATGTGGGGTGTCCAGACTCGGCTATAGCCTTTGTCTTTGTGGAGGTCCCAAAGATAATCTTCAATTTCTTTGCGAATGATCATGCCTTTTGGTTGCATGAGGGGCAGGCCAGAACCGATG containing:
- the thrS gene encoding threonine--tRNA ligase, which produces MKNNTEKSENELPALRHSLAHLLAAAVLDLYPDTKNTIGPAVDNGFYYDFEFAPTVSISDKDLKEIEKKMKKILNGWSTFDEKEVAAEEARAIFKNNPYKLELIDEIIGKGEKITLYTSGAGATSFTDLCRGGHIENAKEINTDAFELSRIAGAYWRGDEKNKMLTRIYGLAFETPEELTAYKHQQEEAKKRDHRKLGKELKLFTVSDLIGSGLPLMQPKGMIIRKEIEDYLWDLHKDKGYSRVWTPHIAKEALYVTSGHAAKFGDELFRVQGKEEKFIMKPMNCPHHMQIFADNQFSYRDMPVRYFEPATVYRDEKSGQLGGLTRVRAITQDDGHLFCRSTQIAGEAKTIIEIIKQFYTTMGMMDGYWVRLSLRGDDKTQYLGSDGVWNIAEKALADVCEAEKLPYKPAKGEAAFYGPKLDFMFKDAIGREWQLATIQCDFNLPERFDLAFVNEKGEKERPVVIHRAISGSLERFMGVMIEHYAGAFPLWLAPVQVRVLPITDTHHAYAREIFEKLKAEGLRAELDESHESLGKKIRVGKIEKVPYSLVIGDKELASGEATLESRDHGNLGSLTLAALVAKLTEEIKNKN